ATCTAATTAAAATTATAAAAATTAAGAAATGGTTTATAAATTTTCCGCAATCTGAGATATTTTCCTTAACCGATGATAAATTCCTGATTTAGTTAGTTTAAAATTTAATTCCTCGGCTAATTCCTGCAAACTGGCATAAGGAAGATTCTTACGTGCTTCAGCTACCAAGAACAATTTCGGTGAAATATACTGCAAACCCATTTTTTTTTCTATCACATCAATATCGTGTAATTGTTTAGCTGCCGAAAGAACTATTTTATCCAAATTTGCGGTCTCGCAATTAACCAATCTGTTTACAATATTTAAAACATCTTTTCTAGCCCTTATATCCTGAAAATATAGCAGAGCATCCTGAAGTCCGATTAATCTTAAAAATTCAAATATGCTTTCCCCCCTCTTCAAATATACTACCCACTTTTTCTTCCAGAAACTTATCCGCGAGTTTAAATCATAATAGTTTAAGAGAGCATGAATAAAATTTGCCTCTCCTTTGTTTTTTGTAGAAATTTCTAAGTGATACATCTTTTCCGGATCACTTACAAATCCATTTATCAAAAAGGCTCCCCGTAAATAGGAATCTTTAGAAAAATTTTTATTCAAATTTATTATATTTCTTAGAATATATTGTTTGTCGGATATAGGTTTATCTTCCCAGCTTAGATTTAATTCTTTAAAAATAATCTCTATTTCTCTTAAAAAAGGAACTTTAATCTCGTAATATTTTTTGGTATTTGATAAATTTTCTTTTTTAACCGAGGGGAAAATCCCAAAAACCATTTTAATCAAATTATAAGCTGTCCGCGTGGTAGTCGGATCATCTAAAATAATAACTACATTTTTTTTCTGATTAGATTTAACTAACTTTCCTTTTAATTTTATAAATGCCAGTAATTCATCCCTCTGTTCAGATACATTCTGGGGGATTATCCTGGCTAATTCAGTTTTTACTCGGTAAGAAAATAACATTGAACTCTTTCTTTTTAATATTTTTTATAAAAGTAAGGGTTAGATTTGTTTCCCCCGTCTTTATCTTACTTCATAAGTTGTTTTTAATCTTGATTTCTTCTTTCTTTATGTCTCTATGTTTCACAAACAACTTATATTCTTTCCTCTCTAA
The window above is part of the Candidatus Atribacteria bacterium genome. Proteins encoded here:
- the whiA gene encoding DNA-binding protein WhiA — protein: MLFSYRVKTELARIIPQNVSEQRDELLAFIKLKGKLVKSNQKKNVVIILDDPTTTRTAYNLIKMVFGIFPSVKKENLSNTKKYYEIKVPFLREIEIIFKELNLSWEDKPISDKQYILRNIINLNKNFSKDSYLRGAFLINGFVSDPEKMYHLEISTKNKGEANFIHALLNYYDLNSRISFWKKKWVVYLKRGESIFEFLRLIGLQDALLYFQDIRARKDVLNIVNRLVNCETANLDKIVLSAAKQLHDIDVIEKKMGLQYISPKLFLVAEARKNLPYASLQELAEELNFKLTKSGIYHRLRKISQIAENL